GGAGGCTACGTATGGTGCCCGGATGTGGTAAAAAAACTAAGAAGGCTAAGACAAGAGCGAACTGCATGCACTTAGTGTGTCACTCACGCGAAGACAGATGGTTTCGAATAACGTAGTTCGACTGGCCAGACCAAGGTATTGCCAGGGGAGTGTACTGTGTACACCTGAGAAATAGGACTTACAACTATGAAAGATTTTACGTACTTCGTTTTCTATGCGCTCATACAATTTCAACTTGTAGCAATCAACGCTTAGATCCCATAAGTTTTGTGGACGAAGTGTACAAATTAGAAAACTTATACAACGTGtggagacacgtattcccacCAGTCCCAAATGAACTTATGTGACCACTTGTATCGAGCGCTCTGTTTAAGTTGTTGCCCAATAAAAGATTGTGTCGTAGACCCAAATGTCTACCGACATCGACTCGAATATGCGACAACAAGGATATTCAGGATAGGTCAAACCAACCGAGGTTATGCGAGTGGTGTAGAAACTCAGGCTATACAATGTCGTTATGTCCACATCGAAAGGACTATGCAAACTAGAAAACAAATATCAATTCCATTATAATATGTAAACATGTGGTTCTGTGAAATGATAACAAATATCAGCTTTTCATTTTGTGAATTTATAACAAATTACAactttaattttgtaaaatgataaCAAATATCAATTAGTATTCTATTAAATGATAACAATATTGctctaaaaatataataataaaaatcatcGATACAATATAAACATTTGATAGAAAGATAAAATTAATCAATGCATATGTTGATTAGAATTTGTGCCACATCGGGGTGGTCGATGGTTATGCGCTAGATTCCTTCTTAGTTCAGCCTTCGAGCAGGGTTATGGTTGTTAGGGTTGTGGTGGTTATGATCTCGGTAGTTCTTCTTCTTCGCCTTCGGCCAATTGTGATCCTTACATTCTCTGTTGTCATCGTACATCCTTCGGTTTAGGAATAGGTGGTTGGGAAGATGACCCAGCTTGGTAGAACAAAGATCTCGAAGGTGTTTGCATCATAAATGACGAATGAGCATAACTATGTTGAGTCCCATGCACCGATGGGATAACAAATGGACTCTCTGCCAATGCCTAAAACATAAAAGGCCTATACATCGTCATCGACGTCATTAGAAAAGTAGATGGCACAGACGTGTAAAACATCGAAGATGGATGTCCAAAAGTCCAACCTGACATAGGACTAGAAGCAGAAAAATGTGGTGCAACATATGGTGCTTATGCGAAGATGATAAGGTTAGAATATGCACCGGTATAAGACAGTACATATTGAACGAAGGGTGGTGTGGGCATCGGTGCTGAGGCCATCAGTGCCAGTTCTTGTGTGGGCATTGATGATGGACCCACATCGCTAGCCTTTAAATTTAAAGAGGGCTGTCATGGCTTACTCGTATAGGGATGTTGATGCCTCGCCTCTTCCTTGTACAAATATGGCTTCCCATGaatcctaaaccatggcatgtattcCGGATTGCATGCTAACTCTGGAATAATAATAGGTTTATGAGTAGGTAAAAAAATCATACCGACTATTCCACATATTGATATATTGGAAGTGGAATACCAACCAATTCTCATCTGGCCACCACAAGCTGATAGGATGCAGATCATCAAGGTCTTGAGGTGCCATGGGAATCGACTATTAGAATCTAAATTGTTACAACACTTTATCGGTCCCGTGCATCTTGACGGTAGCATACAGTACCAATGGGACCTTCACGTGCTAGGCGTTGAGATTCACAAAGAATTTCTCAGGGATTACTTCTTGAATTGTCAGATCCTCGTATGATGTCCATTCAAACTATATTAACATGATAAAaacattagttatatatatactaGTAAATACAAAATCAACTACgttatttgtatatatttcaaaattaaataaatacatacCTCCGCTTTTGATTGTTGGTCTAATAGAAGTCATATATCTTAAAGCTCAGTAGTTAATCTCACATGACTCGGTGTATGGTTCCACCTATTTAAATAACTTCTCAgcgtaataaatttaatttaaatcaatttaatcatGGTAATATCTACTGAATTTTACCCTGTTACGAGTGGGAATGTATACGAGTAGTTTGCTCGAGCACGTAAAAATGAGAATCAGAATTGAGCCCATAATTGTAGTACTAAAAGGCAACCACCAATTTTGATTTTTCCTGGTTCTCCCGACACATCTTCCGGTACAAGGTCGCCAGCACAACGTACCTCCAACTAAGTTCGCTCATTCCTCTAAAATCAATGAGTTTCAGTAGTCACCTTAGATGGACGAGGTTTCGTGACTTATCCGGCATCAAGATATCCCCGATGATTTGAATGATGTATGCCCAAGTGTATCGTTCTCTTTGGACTTCAGTTGAATCCTTATCCAGCCCCATGGAATTTTTTCGTATCCAAGCCATTTCGATCCGACCTCTGTAAATCGTCTCCAGAGCCGCACCCAAAATACCACTTCATACATCTCCCCAATTAGCAGACTAAAAAACCCGGTGACTACCGACCCGTCAACGGGTAACCCCAACTGTAAATGCACGTCCTctagagtgatagtacactcGCCTCATAGAAGATGGAATGTGTGCGTCTCGGGTCTCCCCCTTTCTACCAACGCGCTTATGAGTTTCATGTCCAACTTACGTCCCTGACCTACAAGGGCCAGGTGCCAAAaactggcttccttcaagtatgGTTCGATCAACGGTGATAGAAGATCGGGTAGATTATGAATATGGCATTGTAAAATTCGATCTTCCGCCtatttacataaaaaataaaaaaatattaagtcaaaatataacaatgaaataaaaaatcaaacaatattaaaatttattcttaCCATTTGCAATTGATTGATGAAGATATGCTTGTTATCAAGACGGATTAGAGATCTAGCCATTGTTAATTATATAGAAcatgaaataattttaacaaaaaatatttcttgaaaatattaataaaaatagaatttagatagaaattaaattttagtaaaaaaattaagAGAGAATTTGAGAGATTTTGAGAGAATGTTGTGAGAAATTAGTATGGGGTTTAtagttctttcttttttttttttaaatgttgggAGGGCAATGACCATTGAGGGGGCAATGACTATTTAAAATAGTCGTTGGAAGTAACCATTGAGGTGGGTAGAGAATGTGCTAAGCTGGAAGCGTTTTTCATTAACGCTTCCTGCTGGAATCGTTTTACTAGTCAGACAGGAAAAGCGCTTCCAACTGAAAGCCTTTTTTTGAATTTTCCCTAAGCGCTTTATCAAAAAAGATCCATtcttggaatttttaaatttgatatatttccttaatttaaaaaaataatttttttttggtaatttagtccaaaaatgaAAAAACTTGCACTTTAATTCTCATTTTATCAATTGATTCTGTTTTTTATTCTCCaactttttcttccttttcttctttcctATTTTCTCGACTTTAACGCAATCCACTTTCCCTCAAACCCGTTATTTTGAAGAATTGGTTGTACAAATGTCTTATTCACGTCTAATTTTAAAGCCCCTATGCTTCCTTTCCCTTTGATCTTTAATTCCGACGTCAAAATAAAGTTGCCGTTAATTTATCTTCCATCAACGAAGAGACAATTTCACTAAGAATGGGCTTAAGCAGCTAAATTATTGTACAGAGCGAAATTGACTGGGCATTTTAGGCTCCGTCTGTTTCATTCAAGAAAATCAACTCAGTCAAAAGATTTTATAAGTCTACGGAAACCCGGTAACTTTTTCTGTAAGGGGTTTTACATGCTTTTCTTCGTCCACGCCTCCTCTGCCATTCCCTCATTCTCTTCGGTAACTTTTTCTCCCCCCATCTTTgatatcttcttctttttcttttttcccccTTCTTTTACCTAATTGCTTCCCAAATGTCTCTTCAGATTGCTTGGGACTTAGCTCAAATTTGGCGAATAAATTTGTGTCACGGCCCAAACCCTGGTTTGCTCTTTCCTCTTTTAACTTTCCAAGATTTTTCATGTGTATGTTTGtggaatttattaatatatagaaATAGAGAAGTGAAAACTGAAAAGTTGGATTTAATCTATTTATGGCTTGCTGCTCTGCTTTAATATCTGTTGCTTGGCAGCTTAGTACTTAATTGGATAATGAATAATCTTCCATGATcccatgtattatatatattagtgATAAACATGAGAATGCTTGCTAGTACTGCTAAACAAAGGGGAGATTGACATGAATGTCAAATGTTGACATGAATGTCAAATGTTGACATGAATGACAAATGTTTGGCAATGAAAAGAGCAAAGATGTAGGATATGTCTACTTCAACTGCTTACTTTGTGGGATCTGAACATTTTCTTAGGTTCTTTGTGTGAATGGTGGAAAAGAAGTTACAGATATAGGTATGTCAACGGTAGAAAAGAAGTTACAAATATAGGTATTTTCTGAAGCTTATATTTCCTACTCGTTAAGATTATATAAATGTTGATATTTTAACTAGCGTCTGCACAAATGTTTGTCTATACAAAATTTATCTGTGTTGTGTAAGATTGAACATAATTTCTTCAGGAGTTGTTGTTCTGCTTTCCTTTTCTTATGAAACTATATTCTTTGACTTTAAGTTGATAGGGAAAGCTTCTTATTTGGGCAGGTGACTATACCGTTGCTGCCAATGTATATCAGAAAATCTTGGAAATATGGCATGCTTATGGATGTTACCAAAAATTGCAATAAAACTTTGCATTAGTTACTATAGCAGTTTGCCATCTTCTTCAAGCTTATCAATGTGAGCTTCACTTTGTTATACCTCTTTTCTTATTTTGTGCTTTGTATTAACAAAAATATAATGCATGAGGCAAAGGACCTAAATATCTAGTGATTGAATTTGAAACTTGAGAACATAAGAAGATTgtcttttatatattttcaacTAATGGCATGAGTTTGATGGTCTTTTTCATTACGACTATGTAATTAGGTGCctaaattttaccatttttttgcctaaaaaatatataaagttgTAAATATATAAAGAGACACTTCTGGTTATGATGCTGAAAACCCCTTACATTGTTGTCATGGCTTGAAAAAAATGCAGGCTTTAAGAATGGAATGCTATACGTTTTCAAACTTCTGGTGGTCAGGACCTCTACTGAAGAAGTAAATCTATCACGGGCAAGGGGAGCAGGGAAGTTAAGCTCATTACTAGTAGAGAAACCCTGCTAGAGACTTCTTGAAGAGGCTTTACCCTATGTTGTATATGGAAAAGAGATGGAATGCTAAgaaaaatatttacgaactcCGTTGTTCGTATTCATTGGAGCCTAATGCTGATTATGGAGGATACTAAAAGTTTCCTCTTCAAAGCTCAAGAACACTAGAGTCAAAAGGAAGATAATTGAAAAGGCTATAGCTGCCGGAAGAGATGACAATACTTTTCTATGGCCTTGAGTCTCATAGTTTAATGTTTTCCTTTGCTTTTGTCTGTCTAATTGTAGGACTAATGACTTTGtttatataaaacaattttagATATCCATGAACgaattaattattttagattGATTATGAAACAAAACTTCTCAAATTAATATTATTTCCTGATTTATAATTAATACTTAAATATCTTTTTCAGTTCAGAAAACAttttcattgtaaaataatttcaaGAAAAAACCAACTAATGAATAATGTTTTACACAAAAGCATTCAAACATCAAAAAAGATACCACACtccaaaaaatcattcaattttcCTGAAAAGCCTTACCGTTGATAGAAAggctatttaaaataataaaaattaagattGTTAATGAATACATTTAAATGTTGGAATAAATATAGACATGTACTAAGTGTTGTTTAATTACTGTATCTTGCCGACTAAAGAGTTAGCCAATTGGTAGCGACAGTcttttcataatttttgtgaaGTGAATATTTGCAAGATAATAATAATGTTCAAACATAGCAAAGAAGCTTGGAACTTGACAAGAACCCAAGGCTAGGCTAGGCTAGGCTAGGCCAGACATGAATTTTCTTATAACAAAACCAAAGGGAGCATCACTATTCACTGCACTCGCTATgttctaaattaaaaaaaagtttcTAAAATCCTTGATCTGTTAGGATGCGAAGGCCGAAAGTCCTCCAGCCGCAAACAGGAGCTACCTCTAATTTCATTCAACACACTTTCTCCTTTCTCCGTTTTAATCATCCCCAAGGTGCTTCCCATTACATCCCCGCCCAGCCCTATTTCCACTATCTGCCCTGCTTCCTCCCCACCCTCCAGTATTAACCGCCCTATCTCCTTCATACTTATCACATTTTCCACTACCATTTTCCCAAAAATACGTCCCAGAAATTCTGGAGCTTTTGGCGCATCGTTCACAGCATCCTCCAATGTACTCAGGACAGAATCAAACCTGAATATAACACAACATCAACATCATCACTTCAAAATGTTATTATAATCAATCATTACAGTAAGATGGTTTTATAGTCTTAAATGATCCTCTTACCCTTTAACAAGTTCAGCCTGGCTCAATACACCATCATGGGACCTTGTCAGGTTGACAAGTAGCTTTGCCAAAAGATCACGTTCCATGTCTTTTCTCTCAAAACAGTCCGTTACCCATAGTGCAATCATTGTTGGATGGAAGCTTGTAGAATTCAAATCTTTGATGCACAAAACAACTTCTTTCTCATCTCTAGCGCTGTTTCAATTATGACACAAAATTGCCAATTACTTCATAAAAGTAATCAGGTAACAACTACCGACAGCAAATATAGATATGCAGCATAACTctttaaaatttaccatttaaCAATCACTACTTGTATTTTAAATCAACCCATCAATATCATATTACTATCATACTCTGAGCAAAAGACCATTCTAAGGTCAAATTTATGCGTtcgcacatatatatacatcttcTTATGGGAAACAAGTCTAATATAACAAACTCTAAAATCAAATGAGCCAAGAGGATACCTGTAAAATTCTTTAATTGCCTCCATGGACATGTTACGCAGGCGCTCCTCAGACCAGCCCTTTTCAGGAGGAATATTTTGACTGAAACCAGATGATTGGGCTTGTGTGGAAGGTGAAGCTGCAAGAGGTCTAACAAAGCTGCGATCCGGGGTCCTCGAGTCCCTATTACCAAAATTCATGCCCCGTTCCTGGGAACTCGGATGCTCATAAGCAGCTGTTAGTGCAAACCTATCAGTTCCAAATCTTGGCATGAGATCCTCTCTAGGACCATAAGTCATTCGCTCTGATCCAGAACTAAAACCATTTGATCCAGCAGTTCTTCTTGAATCTCCAGAAATTGGAGAAATATTAGCTAAGGGAGTACTGGACATTGCAGGTGGTCCTCTAAAAGACATCCCTCTACCAAGGCCACCCTGGGGGCCCAAAGTAATAGAATCGTCACAAGTTGGTCTTTGAGGCAAGGGAACCGATAGAGTCCTAGACTCCAAAGACTGTCTGTCATCCATGCGAACATCCTGAGCCCCAAAACCATGGGGTTGACCCTGCAGCCCCCGGAAACTACCCATTTGAAAACCTGGAGAAGATAACATTGACCCTCGTGGACTAAAATCCATGGGTGCTCTTCTTGCAGTAGCATTGAAGCCAGGACCACGAGCAAGCCTACCGGATTGTGCTTGTCGCTCTTGAGCAGCATCTCTGTGCACTTCCTCAATCTTTTTAGGCCCTTCAACTTTCCTCCTCTGCTGCCATTTATTCTTTCTCAGATCAATAGCATCCTTCAACATGAACCTGATCCTAGAAGACAATTTCATATTGTTCGACAACTTCGCCATCCTCTCAAAATAAGCATCCATATGCACTTTTGCCTTAGGATGGTCAATCATTTCTCCAATCGTACTCATTAATTTGCACAATGCCTCAACATCTTCCTCATCAGGATTCTCATATTCACCAAGTAGTTTCTTGATGCATTCATGCATTATTCTCTCAGTTAACATTTTCTTCTTGTACAACTCCCCAATAAGTCTAATGTTACCTAACATTCGTCTTCGAGCCTTgattctcttctcctctctttccTCCTCAGACAGCTTAGCCTCACCCTCTTCCTCTATTTTATTTGCTTCTTCTTGCTCTCTCTCTCCCCTCTCAAATTCCTCCTGGCACTTGTTCAGCAGCAATCTCTTGAAAGTTATCTTTTCATTGTTTTCGATAAAATCAGGCAACTCCCCAGCCAGACACTGGCAGAAGTTTGCATACATTTCACAAAAAGTAGGCTCCATCAAAGCTTTGTCAAAGATCTGTGAGATGACACCAGTGAGTGTAACTGCATTGTCAATGTTAACAGCTTTTACTTGCTCAAAGAGTTTCTCAAAATTTTGAGGAGTTAGCTTGTTCAAAATGGCCTTCAGCTGCCTTTGCTTGGCTTCTTCCTCATCAGTCACTTTACCCACTTGATACTTCCTTTCAGCTCTGTGCATTGTCTGCAATAGAGTCTGTGGAGAGGGAATTAAACCCTTCTGCTGATACATAACACCACGATGCCACCTGTCAGCATCAGGACCACTGTGTTGCATCCCTCCATGTGGACTCATATGCGGCATTGGTCCACCAGGGACCCCTCCGAGATATGGGAGAGGTGTTTGCGCCCATGGGTGCCTTAGAACACCAAAGTTACCTCCTTGGACAGGCCGAAAACCTGCAACAGCACCATAACCAAGATCAAGTCGCAGATCCCTTCCAGGGCCAAAAGAACCAGGTGGTCTAATCCATCTGTCATCATCAACAATTCCACTAGCACGGCGATCGAATCGAGATCCACTGGATTGCCTATCTAATTTTCTTCCAGGATTAGCGTATGAATCATGATCAACAGCATGAGATGCATTGACATTTGCAGCCATCAAGGCCGCTGCAATATCAGAAGCAATATCAAATCCCTGTGGAAGATCAGTATATTGTCCAGCAAACTTAAGAAGGAAATCTCGGGAATACTTCTTCGTTATATTCCCACTTCCATCTTCCTCATGACTTGGTAGACCTCCATGAGCCTTTTCGTCAGTGTCTGAAGTTTCTAAGTTTGGTGTAGATATGTCAGCAGCATCTTCCCAATCATCGAGTTCAGCTTTACTCTGTGTAATTTTCTCTCTTTCTATGGAATCCACCTGAAGGGCCTCATGAGATGTCTGCTTCAAATTCACACCAACAGAACTGGTTTCCGCACTTGCTGAAGGTGCGACAGTCTCTTTCTTTTCCTCGGGACCTTTATACGCCATATAGAGATCGGAAGTTGTCCCGGCAGCATCTGCTTTCTGAAgaatttctcttctttttttcttcccACTAGTTATAGTACTCTTTGTCCTACTAAGTTGTGACCCTGGTTTGTCCTTTGAACTAGGTAACAGAACACCTTCCCCTTCATAATTTGAACTTGACTCTAAGAGATCAGGAGATGGGACAGATGCAGACTGCTGGTCCAATATGCCAGATTTAGTAACATGACTACCTTCGATATCAGTAGAGTCAGCAATTCTAGAGGTCGAGATATCCTTACTATCACTGACTTCCACATTTTCTACCTTGCCACTCAAATCTTCATTTAGTACCCTGTGCTCAGTTCCTTGGGTATGAACAACATTGTCGGTAGCTACTACCTTTGAAGCAGAGTCCTGATCAGATTTAAGCTCCGTAGATTTCAAGGGAACCGGTTGAGAAGAAATCTCAAGGCTAACGCTGTCTTTTAAGTGCTCTTCAGGTAAATGTTTTTCCTCTTCATCACTAATTCCACTAATTTCAGACCTTGGTAGTTCATCCAGCTTGGAAGAACCATCAAACTTAGCATGCTTGACAAGGTCAAAGCTATCAAGTTTACTGCCAGTACCAGAAACTTCAGAAGAAACAGAGTTTAAGCCTTCTATTTTGCTCTCTGTCTTCGGGTCTAAGGACGAAGGCAAAGCCTCATTAATGGTTGGAAATTCCCTGGTAGATTGTGACAAAACATCAGCAGCTGCTAATGATGTTAAAGCCTTTTTAGCCTCTAGAGCTTCAGTGACGGCACTTTCTGAGGAAACACCATATTCTGCAGGGTTGGTACCCAAGTAGGATGTTGATGTAGACTGTACAGAAATGTGT
This window of the Gossypium arboreum isolate Shixiya-1 chromosome 12, ASM2569848v2, whole genome shotgun sequence genome carries:
- the LOC108478174 gene encoding eukaryotic translation initiation factor 4G-like; translated protein: MSFNQSRSDKSEQQYRKSGRSASFNQQRSSSGVYSKGAGGGPAPSRSPSSSSSSLSSNRSLKKSNNAQGGQYRLNSLAANSTESSNTSAGRTKQNGAHLQPQLQGASDASIASNAAQPVQSPIIQNSTRAVSKAPTSQPPTIISDSGLPTTAGKEDPSKAFSLQFGSITPGFMNGMQIPARTSSAPPNLDEQKRNQARHDSSFKSVPNLPTPIPKQQLPRKDSVATEQSSSGEAHPVPKIKKDAQPSAVPPVNQTQKPSPLNIPMTSMQMPFHHQPQVSIQYGGPNPQIQSQSVTASSMQMPIHIPLAMGNGPQVQQQVFVAGLQALPLPPQGMMHQGGGLSFTPPIGGQLTPQLGNLGMGIAPQYSQQQGGKFGVTRKTTPVKITHPDTHEELRLDKRTDIRADGGSSVPRSHPNMPSQSQPIPSFAPSHSINYYSNSYNTNSVYYPPPSSLPLASSQIAPNAQGPRFNYPVSQGHQNISFMNSAAAPGSLAVNKSVNHAHGTSESVNVDTVRDAQNVISFATSGSTQVTVKPATVSAGEKFEDSSFSSILPSTEKAGSLKHSMPACEVSLSQAQRDLDTFPESSVQQPKLGNESLTSESLPAAAKQSGGVPATNLDESQPSSCVSSASDSTSKESTPVFASNEGKKREGLSRSNSIKNYQKKPVQEGQIQPPVQSTSTSYLGTNPAEYGVSSESAVTEALEAKKALTSLAAADVLSQSTREFPTINEALPSSLDPKTESKIEGLNSVSSEVSGTGSKLDSFDLVKHAKFDGSSKLDELPRSEISGISDEEEKHLPEEHLKDSVSLEISSQPVPLKSTELKSDQDSASKVVATDNVVHTQGTEHRVLNEDLSGKVENVEVSDSKDISTSRIADSTDIEGSHVTKSGILDQQSASVPSPDLLESSSNYEGEGVLLPSSKDKPGSQLSRTKSTITSGKKKRREILQKADAAGTTSDLYMAYKGPEEKKETVAPSASAETSSVGVNLKQTSHEALQVDSIEREKITQSKAELDDWEDAADISTPNLETSDTDEKAHGGLPSHEEDGSGNITKKYSRDFLLKFAGQYTDLPQGFDIASDIAAALMAANVNASHAVDHDSYANPGRKLDRQSSGSRFDRRASGIVDDDRWIRPPGSFGPGRDLRLDLGYGAVAGFRPVQGGNFGVLRHPWAQTPLPYLGGVPGGPMPHMSPHGGMQHSGPDADRWHRGVMYQQKGLIPSPQTLLQTMHRAERKYQVGKVTDEEEAKQRQLKAILNKLTPQNFEKLFEQVKAVNIDNAVTLTGVISQIFDKALMEPTFCEMYANFCQCLAGELPDFIENNEKITFKRLLLNKCQEEFERGEREQEEANKIEEEGEAKLSEEEREEKRIKARRRMLGNIRLIGELYKKKMLTERIMHECIKKLLGEYENPDEEDVEALCKLMSTIGEMIDHPKAKVHMDAYFERMAKLSNNMKLSSRIRFMLKDAIDLRKNKWQQRRKVEGPKKIEEVHRDAAQERQAQSGRLARGPGFNATARRAPMDFSPRGSMLSSPGFQMGSFRGLQGQPHGFGAQDVRMDDRQSLESRTLSVPLPQRPTCDDSITLGPQGGLGRGMSFRGPPAMSSTPLANISPISGDSRRTAGSNGFSSGSERMTYGPREDLMPRFGTDRFALTAAYEHPSSQERGMNFGNRDSRTPDRSFVRPLAASPSTQAQSSGFSQNIPPEKGWSEERLRNMSMEAIKEFYSARDEKEVVLCIKDLNSTSFHPTMIALWVTDCFERKDMERDLLAKLLVNLTRSHDGVLSQAELVKGFDSVLSTLEDAVNDAPKAPEFLGRIFGKMVVENVISMKEIGRLILEGGEEAGQIVEIGLGGDVMGSTLGMIKTEKGESVLNEIRGSSCLRLEDFRPSHPNRSRILETFF